gctagaattgcaatatcttcaattatcaccttgaatccaagccaagtttcaccgcaatacgatagtataatcgcaactacgcgCTGTCCTACtttaaatccggagattatacttaattcgcgttaaaatctagtggatagaagttgggagaattctctagaatatttgggaaatatttggaggattcttggctgaaaaatggggttttggatcagatttggtccttaaatagtgggtcaaattcgggtcgggtcactgtagcaatactgtagcagcactgtagcacgcatttttgctttgtcagccgaacttgtaacgtccataattctctactccgatgtcctatcgacgagcgctTTATTGGGctgaaaactagactcaacgaacttcattttaggcttttaccttgcttcaaaacacctcatctactaaaagatattcttttcccaagttgggccaaaattacccctcatattctctttcaagttccaacaaatttaatttccttaattcacttgcctttcaatccttccatagcttacaatatgcacttaaacccttataaccataaattaaacacatataagctcacatacctcctgaacggtaactcgaatctcaacatacgaaactacggggtgtaacatggcttactcataatttaaaCACATTAATAGTACTAATCTTATTGGGcaataacacatttatatcatcatcagcagactatgcccatatccatatacacaagccaacgaggctaccaaaataacatacaaaatgtgagccgacaaggctacaagacatctaaccatacacaactgcctacgagcctctaagaagagtaggtaacaaCATATAGgggggacaggaccccgccatacccatatgtatgtacacaaaagaataatatccaaaagctgtagctccagATGAAATGAAGCTCCTCTGTGTAGTCCCCGAATGAGAAATCTATGGGTcgagcctgtctccctgtccacctacGGGCacgacgcagcgtccacaaataaaaggacgtcagtatgaataatatactgattatgtaaagcataatcaatatcatagtagaagcataagagacagtacaagaaatagcataagatatagcataagatgggagaatcaggaggtaatagagtcatttgtacctctagtggcattcatcatatctacttacttgtctttcatagggacctttcatttctaatgcttactcatgtacatacatacatatatatgttcgcattcgtattcatattcttactcgtatccatatcatacccgaccatgaaggttcggtggttcaCATACcaggccatgacaaggctcagTGATTAttcatacctggccctaccaaggctcagtgttatccgtacccaactataGTGGTGTGCTCGCGATCGATattatacccggccatataagctcggtgttacataatagtcatacatacttagacacgtatacatgaaagtccataagtatcatcaacatcattgctATCATCGTCTCCGTtatatctatccttagaggatcaactatcatataaaggaggtactagtaatgtgaaagtatcgagaatcatgagctttggaaatcttagagatagagtcatttggaaaacattatggaactcatgaaaagatatatagcaaaggaaccatgccttaatgaaagaaggtttagccttacatacctctttgtcttcttaactaattaacgttcaccgtcgaatcttgaacaatctacattagaaggattcataccatagttaagccttgaTGATGcttttaaattcaaactagaataattcatgatctaatgaaaattgggcagcatttcccctatttcgtcaacttccaccatatcacaatacaactcccaaacatccataatacacccacaacatcataatcaagtaatcacattccattaagccttcaaaattcatcctcatgttcaacttataccaacaatctcatacccattttagcacattttcatacaatgctccCTTGtcactattactaccttccataaccagattatatccatattatactaagaattatgactcaagttagcttactactcaaaaacatcataaaagttacatttaaccctcattttctactttctccttctacccaagttcttcaacaaccaagcattcatgataacatgaaataagcatgaaaactaaccttttgtCTCAtcggaatgagctttggagcagctatcaacttaggtgaaaaccctagcttcaatactcaaGAATCTCTTGTtgtctactaaccctaggaagccttctaacacatgaacactttgattcttgcctcttgatcctttttttctcttggattggggTGGAATATGCGTGCAGAAGGGTTTAGAGCTCTTAATActtgtggaaaatgaaaaatgaaataaaagaacaagagccctctatttatacaaaaatagaaaaatcagcccgatggacttatacggaccacttatacggtccgtataagtggaccgtataacaccaccatggaaaagtccctttctgtaaaggttgagttatacggaccctctTTATATgaaccgtataaagttatacagaccgtataagtggtcgtataactcccgaTTACAggcgaaactttctctcgttgattcgtttgacttctaatcctcgtggaaccttcttggcacttacataatacttcattaaccatacaataggtcctatagcagcccctcaagaaatcacaaaataaatattagctcaattatagggaaaacctttccgaacacaacttatatttcacttccttcaacaaactaaatccCACATATTCGTAACACTTTAAAATCTTATTgtatgcaccttaagctatctaatatcttccttaatctcgtaaggatttcataatcaccttaagctcacattagcctatccacagGGCAAAATATcagaaattttcgaggtgtaacaggtatGTACCTTCTACCTACTCTCAAGAGGTGCTTAAGGTGTACATGTTGGAGTAGGGCTCCAAGAGTGTCGAGAATACTTCGATGAGTTTGAAAATTTGAGGATGGAATCCAAGATCGAGAAGAACTCAAACTATACTCTTATTAGATTTGTGGCTAATTTGAATCATGAAATTTCTAAACCCATGTGGCTACAAACCTATAGGAATCTAGAGAAAGGTTTTCATGATGCTTCCAAGGTTGAATCGGatttgaaagaagaaatatCGTATAAGGCAAGGAATACTACAACTTTTTCATGAAGCAAAGCCAAGGATAAATGGAAGTCATTCACTTGGGAAAAGCCCAAGGTCACTACTCAAACTCCTCAAGCCAAATTTGACTACAAGGCCAAATGAGATGACAAAGAAAAAGGAGGTAACAGTACTAAATCCCACTTCCCTCATCTATCTACAATTCAATATTTCAAATGCCAAGGTAGAGGGCATATTGTAAGTGATTGTCCCAATAGGAGGTCAATTATGGCCTATCGTGATGGGTACTATACAGATGACAAAAAAGAAGGTGGCGGTGGTAGTGATGATGAGGAGTAAAAGAGTGAGAATGAGGAAGAATCCGAGggtgaagttgaagaaaggATGGAGGAGTGATTGAACTTTGCCAGTGTAGCTAGGAAAGCCATGGGTGCATTAGCTAGAGAAGAGGTTGATCAAAGGGAGAATCTATTTCATGCTTGATGCAAGATAATGGACGAGGTGTGTTCGTTGATTATTGATGGTGGGAGTTGTACAAATGTGGTGAGCCAATTCTTCGTTGAACACATGAAATTCCCCATAAGAAAACATCGTAGTCCCTACAAACTCTAATGGTTCAATGATTGTGGTGAAATGAGGGTAACCAAGAAAGCTATTATCAAGTATAGCATTGGTAGGTATCAAGATGAGATCTTATGTTATGTGGTACCTATGAAAGAATCTCACATTTTTCTTGGGAGGCCTTGGCAATTTGTTAGGGATGCTCAACATAGTGGAAGGTCCAACAAGTATAAATTTGTACTTGGGGGTCGAAAGTTTACTTTTGCCCCATTAACACCCCAATTAACACCCTATCAAGTGAGTAAAGACTATAGAATCATGAAGGAACTCCGCGAGAGGGTTTAGAAGGAGGAAATGGAGAAGCTTCAAAAGGAGACATTAGTTGCTATTAGCGGAGAAGTGTAATCTCAAGATGGACCCAAGAAGTGTATGTTGGAAAGGCCAAGCAATTGTTTGAAAAACATTGATGAAAGGTGCTTGATGGTGTGCCTTGTAACCAAAGACCTTCTTTTACATGCTAACCAAGATACTAAAACTTTGCCTAGTAttgtttcttctcttttgcaggaataTGATGAGCTATTTCCGGAGGAGATGCCTAAAGGATTGCCTCCATTGAGAGGGAAATCAAATTGACTTTGTACCCAGATCTCAAATTCCAAACAAGCCGGCGTATAAGAGCAAACTAGAAGAAACAAAAGAGTTACAAAGGCAAGTAGAAGAACTACTTGATAAGGGTATAGTGAAGGAGAGTCTTCGTCCTTGTGCCGTTCCGGTGATACTTGTTCCAAAGAACGATTGCACttggaggatgtgcattgattgtaAAGCCATTAACAAAATAACGGTAAAGTATCGACATCATATCCCTAGACTAGATGACATATTGGATGAGATGTGTGGCTTAAGTGTGTTTTTGAAGGGTTATCTTAGAAGTGGCTATCACCAAATTCGAATGAACCAGGATGATGAGTGGAAAACGACCTTCAAAACCAATTTTTGCCTTTATGAGTGGCTTGTCTTGCCATTCGGCCTAACCAATGCACCTAGCACATCTATGAGATTGATGAACCATGTCTTGAATCCATTTGTgaataaattttttgttgtcTATTTTGATGATATTTGTGTGTACAGCAAAATAATTGAGGAGCATGTAGGCTAATTGGAGGCTAGTATTTGATGTCTTGTTGCGTGAGAGATTCTTTGCTACCCTTAAGAAATATTCTTTATGTGTTGATAAAGTGGTGTAGAGGTTGATGAAGAAAAGATCGAATCCATTAGAACTTGGCCAACTCCTAAAAATGCAACCGATGTGAGGAGTTTACATGGATTGGCAAGTTTCTATAGATTATTTGTGAAGGGGTTTAGTACTATTGCCTCTTCCTTGATCGAATTGATAAAAAAGAATGTTCCTTTTGTTTGGGGAGATGAGCAAGAGAAGACATTTCAAGAGTTGAAGTCTATGTCGAGTTCATCACCATTGTTGCGATTGCCCAATTTTGAGAAGACCTTTGAAGTtgattgtgatgcttcggggtTGGTATAGCTGAGGTATTGATGCAAGAAGGAAAGCCATTGGCTTACTTTAGTGAAAAGCTAAAAGGGGCTTTATTGAATTACTCTACTTGtgacaaggagttgtatgcacTTGTAAAGGTATTGACACATTggcaacattatttgtggcacAAAGAATTTGTGATTCGTTCGGATCATGAGTCCTTGAAGCATTTGAAGAGCCAATCCAAACTCATCAAGAGACATGCAAAATGGGTGGAACTTATTGAAGAATTCCCTTATGTGATCTTTTATAAGAAGGGTGAAGATAATGTGGTGGCGGATGCATTTTCTAGAAGATATGTTTTACTAAATACTATGACTTTTAGGATGATGGGATTTGAAAGCCTCAAGGGATTCTATTCTCAATATCCCGACTTCAAGAAGATTTGTGAGGAGTTGACTCAAGGGAGGAGAGTTGATCGGTTCCAATTTGTCGATGGGTTTTTGTTCAAAGATGGTAGAGTGTGTGTTCCTATGATTTCATGGAGAGAGCTATTTGTCAAAGAAGCtcatattggtggaatgataggGCATTTTGGGGTGTCCAAAACACTTGACATATTCAATGAACAATTTTATGGGCCCAAGATGAAGCATGACATGGAGAAGATTTATGGACAATGCTTGGAGTGTAAGCAAGCAAAATCAAAGACTCATCCCCAAGGTATGTATACTTCTCTTCCCACTCCTATTGGTCCTTGCATTGATATTTTATTGGATTTTATATTGGgtcttccaagaaccaaaagggGTCATGATAGCATTTTTGTTGTGGTAGATAGGTTCTCAAAAATGTCCCATTTCATACCATGCCATAAATGTTATGATGCATCTCCTGTTGTATCCTTGTTTGTGAATCATGTGCTTAAATTACATGGAGTGCCTCGAACAGTTGTTAGTGATAGGGATTCCAAGTTTCTTAGTCATTTTTGGAAGAGTCTGTTGGGTACACTTGGTACCAAGCTCATGTTCTCTATTTCTTGCCACCCTCAAACGGATGGTCAAACCGAAGTAGTGAATAGGACTCTGGGGAGCATGCTTAGGTGTATGATTAGAGGAAACCccacttcttggaaggatttcttACCTTTGATTGCGTTTGCTTATAATCGGCCTCTCCACTACTCTATTGGCATGACTCCATTAGAAGTGtgttatggttttaacccctTGATTCCCTTAACCTTAACCCTTTTGTCTAGTGATGTTGTCGTGAGTTTAGATGCAAAGAAAAGGGAAACAGAAACGTTGAAAATCCATGACATAGTAAAGGAAAGCATTGACAAAATCAATACCAAGGCGACAAAAAGACAACCATGGAAGGAAGAAAGTGGA
The genomic region above belongs to Lycium ferocissimum isolate CSIRO_LF1 unplaced genomic scaffold, AGI_CSIRO_Lferr_CH_V1 ctg15004, whole genome shotgun sequence and contains:
- the LOC132042394 gene encoding uncharacterized mitochondrial protein AtMg00860-like is translated as MAYRDGYYTDDKKEGGGGSDDEDGVEVDEEKIESIRTWPTPKNATDVRSLHGLASFYRLFVKGFSTIASSLIELIKKNVPFVWGDEQEKTFQELKSMSSSSPLLRLPNFEKTFEVDCDASGLV